A section of the Sphingomonas ginsenosidivorax genome encodes:
- a CDS encoding glutathione S-transferase family protein, which produces MAIKIYGDPGSGSRRRVTAAAAAMGINIEIVNIDLFKGESHTPEFLELNPHGLSPVMVDGDFVLYESAAINLYLAEKAGSDLAGRTTEERFQVLQWMFWSGEQWRIYATLTFDEVLGKKFMGQSADETIIKLAADKIRAAAAVLDAHLAKHDYIVGDRLTLADFDIAGPFSQNERTKIPLNDFPNLVAWQQRLLTDVASWAATKREVDERIDGALAAAGVKL; this is translated from the coding sequence ATGGCTATCAAAATCTACGGCGACCCCGGTTCGGGCAGCCGCCGCCGCGTGACCGCAGCCGCGGCCGCGATGGGCATCAACATCGAGATCGTGAACATCGATCTCTTCAAGGGCGAGAGTCACACGCCGGAGTTTCTGGAACTGAACCCACATGGCTTATCCCCCGTCATGGTGGACGGCGACTTCGTCCTCTACGAGTCTGCGGCGATCAATCTCTACCTCGCCGAGAAGGCGGGCAGCGATCTGGCGGGCCGCACCACCGAGGAGCGGTTTCAGGTCCTGCAGTGGATGTTCTGGTCGGGTGAGCAGTGGCGCATTTATGCGACGCTCACCTTCGACGAGGTGCTCGGCAAGAAGTTCATGGGCCAGTCCGCGGACGAGACGATCATCAAGCTGGCGGCCGACAAGATCCGCGCAGCCGCCGCGGTGCTCGACGCTCATCTCGCCAAGCACGACTACATCGTGGGTGACCGGCTCACACTGGCCGACTTCGACATCGCCGGACCGTTCTCGCAGAACGAGCGGACCAAGATCCCGCTCAACGACTTCCCAAACTTGGTCGCCTGGCAGCAGCGCCTGCTTACCGACGTTGCAAGTTGGGCGGCGACGAAGCGCGAGGTCGACGAGCGCATCGACGGTGCGCTGGCCGCGGCCGGCGTCAAGCTTTGA